Genomic window (Gadus morhua chromosome 3, gadMor3.0, whole genome shotgun sequence):
gtatattgaaTTTAGTCTCATTGCTATTAATGCGCTATAAATAACCTCAGTCGATATTTTGTTCTTTACTTTCTTCAATGTTTCTTGAAAAGTAAAATTCTGGTacattgtgttttatattttataactaGGACATTGAGATCCCAAAGGGGTCTGCGTCCAAGTTAAGCCTCAGTAAGCAGGACTCCAAGTCCTCGTCCagttcctcctcatcccccagcagcagcagcagcagcagtggcagcagTAAGTCCATCCACTCGGAGAAGAGCAAGAAGGAGGCAGAGAAACGCCCTGCCGAAAAGGTAATGCATTAGTAGTACATTAGTCATGCCCGTGGGTAGGATGTTCAACTACCTAGCCAAAAGTAGTGGGTTTCCCCGATGCCTGCAGTCTACATGCAGgcacccttacctgctccttgaatGATCTGAAGTTAACTAAGTTGCTCTGGATGAAAGCATCCAACCAAAAACGAAAAGCTAAATGCAACTTCACCTGCTTATATTCACAGGATCAAGTGAATCGACTTAAAATGCATACGTGATGTACGGGATATTGTATACAACCATGTTCTTTCCCATGGGTTGACACAGATCAGGGTTGAGCTGTGTGAGGTGGAGCCTCCTAAAAAGCCGCGTCTGGAGAGGCAGGAGAGCCGCTCATCGCCCATCACCGTTCAGACCAGCAAGGACCTCGTCCAGCCCAGCATGCACGACTACGATGAGACCAACGCAGACGACTTTGCCATGGAGATGGGCCTGGCTTGTGTGGTGTGCAGGTATGGGGGTCACctatttaactaacaatagtTAAATCAGCTCAATCAGATGAATATTTGTCTTGGTATGTTGTCACAaggaattcatacaaaataCAATTGGACAATTATTCCAAATATTTAATAGAAGTATATGGTTAACGCAAAATGGATCATTTAGATATATTAAAGATAAATatcaaggcccaatcccatttctaccccttacccctccccctttgttttgaaggggtaagggtaaggggtaaggggaaggcgtaaggggtagaaatgggattgggcccaagtACGTCCTCATTCTCAACAATCACCAGCATGCGTGCAGTGGATCATTTTGGAGATCTATTGATGGAATAGTTGATGCCAACGCCTTTTTGTGCACCTGCCAATGGCTCCAGGCAGATGACGGTCACCATGGGTAACCAGCTGGTGGAGTGCCAGGAGTGCCACAACCTATACCACCAGGACTGCCACAAGCCCCAGGTGACGGACAAGGAGGTCAACGACCCGCGCCTCATCTGGCACTGCGCCCGCTGCACCAGGCAGATGAAACGCCTGGTGAGTCCTTCTCCATCACCGGACTGCGATGGGGTacagggtcggcttagctcaggaggtagagcagttgtcttgtaaccgataggttgctagttcaatccccagctcctcctagctgagtgttgatgtgtccctgagcaagacacttaaccctaactgctcctgacgagctggctgtcgccttccatggttgactctgccgtcggtgtgtctatgtgtgtattaaccgatgtaagtcgctttggataaaagcgtctgctgcatgccctaattgtaattgatgCTCCTACTTAGACCAGGGCTCAAGACTGCCACCTTTTATCAGGTGGTTGCTAGGTCTTTTCTTTAGAAGATTTGTATATAGATATAAGAAAAAGGGTTCTCCCCAACAAGTAGAAATGCTAGTCTTGAGACCTGTAGACTCTCCTTGTGTTCTGATTCCTACAGCTCACTCCGTCCAGTGGTTTCATGGGACAAACTTGGTTGAACGCTGAATCAAAAGAGTTttgacaacaacaactgtagtcAAAGTAATATCCAAAAGAATTGCAGATTCTGTTgttaggagagggagagtgttttTGGCTTGTTCTTAGCCTCATCGGAAAAGTGCTTTGGTTAAAGCTCCGGCCTTATGTAAATGTCATTTAAATGTATCAATATCACtgcttaaaagtgtgtgtgtgtgtgtgtgtgtgtgtgtgtgtgtgtgtgtgtgtgtgtgtgtgtgtgtgtgtgtgtgtgtgtgtgtgtgtgtgtgtgtgtgtgtgtgtgtgtgtgtgtgtgtgtgtgtgtttattttccaGGCCCAGAAACCCCAGAAGCCTCCCCAGAAGTCGAGCCCCGTCGCGGCCTCCGCCGCCCCCGTAGTGAAGGACGCGCTGGTGAAGAAGACAGAGATGAAGTCAAAGACCGACGCTGCCAGCAGCTTTCAAGCTTTCAAAAGAACCGAGTTGAAGGTAGGTGTTCCAAGTGGTTTTGAGCTCTTTATAGAATCAATCAGGGGATGTTGTCTTTATTAACATACTGTCTTATTCTTTATCTGgctcttgatttttttttttagttaacATCACATGAATGATTTATATTTTCGATGTTCCTAACCTTCCGATGAGACGATCCTGGGTTTTTGATGGCTCGATGTTCTACTTTTAATTGGAAACCTTCCTTCCCTTTTCCCCCCGCAGACTTCCGCGCCTGCAGCCAACCCCGGTGGCACCGGCGCGTCTTCCGCAGGCAGCGGCCTCACGGGGTGGGCCGCCTTCGTGGCCAAGACCACCCCTTCCTCCGTTATGTCCAGCACCAAGCTGGCATCCTCGGGCTCCAGCACCAATGCCAGCGCCCAGAAGCCAGCGGGGCTGTCGGGACTGGCGGGGGGGACCAAAAACGGAGCGGGGGCCGCCAAACCgtcgggcggcggcggcggcaacgGGGGCGGTTCGAGCGCGGCTCCGTCGAAGCAGCCGCCGCCCCTCACCCTGGGCAAGCAGTCGCTCAACCGCTCCTCCAGCGGGGAGGGCCAGGGGAAGGCGCCCTCCGGGGGCGGGGGGTCCCCGGGGTCGTCCCACGGCTCCGGGGGGAACGGCGGAGGGTCCGGGAGCAATGGGGGCGGGAACGGGAACAGCGGGAACGGTTCGAAGGCGGTCGCGGGGGACAAGGCCCCCACCTCGCAGGAGTCCCAGCTGAACGCCATGAAGCGCCTTCAGATGGTGAAGAAGAAGGCGGCGCAGAAGAAGCTCAAGAAGTGAGCGTAGGTGCGGAGGAGAGAGACTGAGCGCGGATGTGGGGAATGAGGGCAGACATTTTGTTTAATGATCCATCTGTAAAGGGTGTGACACCGTTCACGAGGGTGCTCTTTGTTTCTCGTTTCAAGTGCTGCTGGAGTCTATGTGCCTCGTTTGGTTTGGTCTAAACAAATGTTACCCGTGAATAACTATTTTTTATTGACaaagtaaataaacaaaaaaaattaaataaagtgTGTCGTGATTGCAGAACAGTATTTCATTCCATGCATGTCGTAATTATATAATAGAgaatctttatttattattaacaaaATATGTGTAAGAGCAATATTCACAATTTCACAT
Coding sequences:
- the ints12 gene encoding integrator complex subunit 12; this translates as MATALSLELDPIFLKGLGFLHSKSKDSAEKLRALLDESMSRGSDSSYRSSIKDIEIPKGSASKLSLSKQDSKSSSSSSSSPSSSSSSSGSSKSIHSEKSKKEAEKRPAEKIRVELCEVEPPKKPRLERQESRSSPITVQTSKDLVQPSMHDYDETNADDFAMEMGLACVVCRQMTVTMGNQLVECQECHNLYHQDCHKPQVTDKEVNDPRLIWHCARCTRQMKRLAQKPQKPPQKSSPVAASAAPVVKDALVKKTEMKSKTDAASSFQAFKRTELKTSAPAANPGGTGASSAGSGLTGWAAFVAKTTPSSVMSSTKLASSGSSTNASAQKPAGLSGLAGGTKNGAGAAKPSGGGGGNGGGSSAAPSKQPPPLTLGKQSLNRSSSGEGQGKAPSGGGGSPGSSHGSGGNGGGSGSNGGGNGNSGNGSKAVAGDKAPTSQESQLNAMKRLQMVKKKAAQKKLKK